A genome region from Streptomyces sp. S4.7 includes the following:
- a CDS encoding flavoprotein, with translation MSEARTSRGVLGVVASAAGGLESLRTGLVEPAVARGWRVAVTLTPTAGHWLRACGELDRLETLTGLPVRDRPRLPSDPRPHPPVNCYVAAPATANTVAKLALGIADNQALTQLTEALGTPGLPVIVFPHINAAHARHPAWPTHLTHLRQAGVHLIQGPDIWPLQEPRAAPPKRELPWSEILRVMDDATK, from the coding sequence ATGAGTGAAGCGCGTACGTCCCGCGGCGTCCTCGGAGTGGTGGCGTCGGCGGCCGGCGGGCTGGAGTCGCTCCGCACCGGCCTGGTCGAACCGGCGGTGGCCCGCGGCTGGCGGGTGGCGGTGACCCTGACCCCGACGGCGGGCCACTGGCTCCGGGCGTGCGGCGAACTGGACCGCCTGGAGACCCTCACCGGCCTCCCGGTCCGCGACCGGCCCCGCCTCCCCTCGGACCCCCGCCCGCACCCACCGGTGAACTGCTACGTGGCGGCCCCGGCGACGGCGAACACGGTCGCCAAGCTCGCCCTCGGCATCGCCGACAACCAGGCCCTCACCCAGCTCACCGAGGCCCTGGGTACCCCCGGCCTCCCGGTGATCGTCTTCCCCCACATCAACGCCGCCCACGCCCGCCACCCCGCCTGGCCCACCCACCTCACCCACCTCCGCCAGGCGGGCGTCCACCTGATCCAGGGCCCCGACATCTGGCCACTCCAGGAGCCCCGGGCGGCCCCGCCGAAGCGCGAACTTCCCTGGTCGGAAATCCTGCGGGTGATGGACGACGCGACGAAGTGA
- a CDS encoding twin-arginine translocation signal domain-containing protein has translation MPALPPPSRRRFLGTAGALGAAAAFGVPTAARAAQNDVVPIAWGSLGSYPGSDAAGRRVTAILAGSSRYLIGPWYAGMYTRYLPDGYIDLRGTDERAIRLPAMAAVAATTALTTGTYDPRTLSAANATIRTRNLIRTLAARHRANNADAATRWGNGWQTALWTYYTALAGWLFWEKLDTAEHDHLAAMLAWEADRLTTGNNVHLIGTGGEQLYMTRRDGTVVTPGDSKAEEDNWSAAALSLAAVMMPNHPNAARWTRRNVELLLAAAACPQDLTGDETINGIRLSTWLQGTNIADDGTLQNHARLHPLYMVAFDQSLYQGFVFGLANRPAPRAALHNINRTYAALVDKPFPLPGGGTSPIYRENSAEIHYPEGNDWGTHFPFYFGNFDLLVTLAGQDTGIDPSAAKWERLHNEAQLTLMSRFPDGRTYGATAENTYYGREHRIAAMASQAYLTLFLARNTTGNRLAWT, from the coding sequence ATGCCCGCCCTTCCCCCGCCCTCCCGCCGCCGGTTCCTCGGTACCGCCGGCGCGCTCGGGGCCGCCGCCGCGTTCGGTGTGCCCACCGCAGCCAGAGCCGCCCAGAACGACGTCGTACCGATCGCCTGGGGAAGCCTGGGGTCGTATCCGGGGTCCGACGCCGCTGGAAGAAGGGTGACGGCGATCCTCGCGGGAAGCTCCCGGTATCTGATCGGGCCCTGGTACGCGGGGATGTACACGCGCTACCTCCCGGACGGCTACATCGATCTCCGGGGCACGGACGAGCGGGCCATCCGGCTGCCCGCGATGGCGGCGGTGGCCGCCACCACCGCGCTGACCACCGGCACCTACGACCCGCGGACGCTGTCCGCCGCCAACGCCACCATCCGGACCCGCAACCTCATCCGTACGCTCGCCGCCCGGCACCGGGCGAACAACGCCGACGCCGCGACGCGTTGGGGCAACGGGTGGCAGACCGCGCTGTGGACGTACTACACCGCGCTGGCCGGCTGGCTGTTCTGGGAGAAGCTGGACACCGCCGAGCACGATCACCTGGCCGCCATGCTGGCCTGGGAGGCGGACCGGCTGACCACCGGAAACAACGTCCACCTCATCGGCACCGGCGGTGAGCAGCTCTACATGACCCGCCGCGACGGCACCGTCGTCACACCCGGCGACAGCAAGGCGGAAGAGGACAACTGGAGCGCGGCGGCGCTCTCCCTCGCCGCGGTGATGATGCCGAACCACCCCAACGCCGCCCGCTGGACGCGCCGCAACGTCGAACTCCTGCTGGCCGCGGCGGCCTGCCCGCAGGACCTCACCGGCGACGAGACGATCAACGGCATCCGGCTGTCGACCTGGCTCCAGGGCACGAACATCGCCGACGACGGCACCCTCCAGAACCACGCGCGCCTGCACCCGCTGTACATGGTGGCGTTCGACCAGAGCCTCTACCAGGGCTTCGTCTTCGGCCTGGCGAACCGCCCCGCACCGCGCGCCGCGCTGCACAACATCAACCGCACGTACGCCGCCCTGGTGGACAAGCCCTTCCCGCTGCCGGGCGGCGGCACCAGCCCGATCTATCGCGAGAACTCGGCGGAGATCCACTACCCCGAGGGCAACGACTGGGGCACGCACTTCCCGTTCTACTTCGGCAACTTCGACCTGCTGGTCACCCTCGCGGGCCAGGACACCGGCATCGACCCGTCGGCGGCGAAGTGGGAACGCCTCCACAACGAGGCCCAACTGACCCTCATGTCCCGCTTCCCGGACGGCCGCACCTACGGCGCCACGGCGGAGAACACCTACTACGGCCGCGAACACCGCATAGCGGCCATGGCCTCCCAGGCCTACCTCACCCTCTTCCTGGCCCGCAACACCACGGGCAACCGCCTCGCCTGGACCTGA